One genomic segment of Streptomyces sp. NBC_00239 includes these proteins:
- a CDS encoding cold-shock protein, with the protein MPTGKVKWFNSEKGFGFLSRDDGGDVFVHSSVLPAGVDALKPGQRVEFGVVAGQRGDQALSVIVLEPAPSVAAAQRRKPDELASIVQDLTTLLENVTQQLERGRYPDKAHGGKIAGMLRAVADQLDV; encoded by the coding sequence GTGCCTACCGGCAAGGTCAAGTGGTTCAACAGCGAGAAGGGCTTCGGCTTTCTCTCCCGCGACGACGGCGGCGACGTCTTCGTCCACTCGTCGGTGCTCCCTGCCGGGGTCGATGCCCTCAAGCCCGGCCAGCGCGTGGAGTTCGGCGTCGTCGCCGGCCAGCGTGGTGACCAGGCCCTTTCCGTGATCGTCCTGGAGCCGGCGCCCTCGGTCGCCGCCGCGCAGCGTCGCAAGCCGGACGAGTTGGCATCCATCGTGCAGGACCTCACGACCCTGCTGGAGAACGTCACGCAGCAGCTGGAGCGGGGCCGTTACCCCGACAAGGCGCACGGCGGGAAGATCGCCGGCATGCTGCGGGCCGTGGCCGACCAGCTGGACGTCTAG
- a CDS encoding 1,4-dihydroxy-6-naphthoate synthase: MSDATGAQPPAHPEQDPEQDAEQHQRAPGRPLRIAYSPCPNDTFVFDAWAHGRVPGAPPLDVTFADIDLTNGMAERGEFDVLKVSYAVLPWVLDEYALLPCGGALGRGCGPLVLSREPGLDLRGKTVAVPSERSTAYLLFRLWAADVLPEGVGKVVVLPFHEIMPAVRDGRVDAGLVIHEARFTYQDYGLHCLADMGEHWESTTGLPIPLGAIIAKRSLGAAALRELAAAARTSVQMAWDDPQASRPYVRAHAQELDPAVADQHIGLYVNEFTANLGESGYAAVRGLLTRAAAEGLVPALHPDALAFP; the protein is encoded by the coding sequence ATGAGTGACGCCACCGGCGCGCAGCCGCCCGCGCACCCGGAGCAGGACCCGGAGCAGGACGCGGAGCAGCACCAGCGGGCGCCCGGGCGCCCGCTGCGGATCGCGTACTCGCCGTGCCCCAACGACACCTTCGTCTTCGACGCGTGGGCGCACGGCCGGGTGCCCGGCGCGCCGCCGCTCGACGTCACCTTCGCGGACATCGACCTCACCAACGGGATGGCCGAGCGCGGCGAGTTCGACGTCCTGAAGGTGAGCTACGCGGTCCTCCCATGGGTGCTCGACGAGTACGCGCTGCTGCCGTGCGGCGGGGCGCTGGGCCGGGGCTGCGGCCCGCTGGTCCTGAGCCGCGAGCCGGGCCTCGACCTGCGCGGGAAGACGGTCGCGGTGCCGAGCGAGCGCTCGACCGCGTACCTGCTGTTCCGGCTGTGGGCGGCCGACGTGCTGCCCGAGGGCGTCGGCAAGGTCGTCGTCCTGCCGTTCCACGAGATCATGCCCGCGGTCCGGGACGGCCGGGTCGACGCCGGCCTGGTCATCCACGAGGCACGGTTCACCTATCAGGACTACGGGCTGCACTGCCTGGCCGACATGGGCGAGCACTGGGAGTCCACGACGGGCCTGCCGATCCCGCTCGGCGCGATCATCGCGAAGCGCTCGCTGGGCGCCGCCGCCCTGCGGGAACTGGCCGCGGCGGCCCGTACGTCGGTGCAGATGGCCTGGGACGACCCGCAGGCCTCGCGGCCGTACGTGCGGGCCCACGCGCAGGAGCTGGACCCGGCGGTCGCCGACCAGCACATCGGGCTCTACGTCAACGAGTTCACGGCGAACCTCGGCGAGTCCGGGTACGCGGCCGTCCGCGGCCTGCTGACCCGCGCAGCGGCCGAGGGCCTGGTACCCGCCCTGCACCCGGACGCGCTCGCCTTCCCCTGA